The following proteins come from a genomic window of Microbacterium sulfonylureivorans:
- the lhgO gene encoding L-2-hydroxyglutarate oxidase: protein MAGATGIIGGGIVGIALARALAARGDQVTVLEKEARLAQHQTGHNSGVVHAGLYYKPGSLKATLCAAGRVSIREFCEDKGLPYREVGKLVVAVDESELDALAEIERRSVENGVPDLARIDDVQRLREIEPHVAGVAAVHSPRTAVVDYASITEAMAQDVRAAGGSIRLGHEVTGIRLENGGVRVTTPVSEHTFDRLIVCAGLQSDVVARFVGADASPKILPFRGEYWELAPERTDLVRGMIYPVPDPRFPFLGVHFTRGVYDNVHVGPNAVPALAREGYTWLQWSAKDTVESLRWPGAWPLATQHWRMGVDEISGSLIKPLYFRKARRFIPELKSSDLTRKSAAGVRAQAWGRAGELLDDFAVDQVGPVTLLRNAPSPAATSSIAIAEHLIEHYLAKGLA, encoded by the coding sequence ATGGCCGGCGCGACGGGGATCATCGGCGGCGGCATCGTCGGCATAGCGCTCGCGCGGGCCCTCGCCGCGCGCGGCGATCAGGTCACGGTGCTCGAGAAGGAGGCCCGGCTCGCACAGCACCAGACCGGCCACAACTCCGGCGTGGTTCATGCGGGCCTCTACTACAAGCCGGGCTCGCTCAAGGCGACGCTGTGCGCGGCCGGGCGGGTGTCGATCCGCGAGTTCTGCGAAGACAAGGGCCTCCCCTACCGCGAGGTCGGCAAGCTCGTCGTCGCCGTCGACGAGTCCGAGCTCGACGCCCTCGCCGAGATCGAGCGCCGCTCGGTGGAGAACGGCGTCCCCGATCTCGCCCGCATCGACGATGTGCAGCGCCTCCGCGAGATCGAGCCCCACGTCGCCGGCGTCGCCGCCGTGCACTCTCCCCGGACCGCGGTCGTCGACTACGCGTCCATCACCGAGGCGATGGCGCAGGACGTCCGCGCCGCCGGCGGGTCGATCCGGCTCGGCCACGAGGTGACCGGCATCCGACTCGAGAACGGCGGCGTGCGCGTCACCACACCCGTGTCGGAGCACACCTTCGACCGGCTCATCGTGTGCGCCGGGCTGCAGTCCGACGTCGTCGCCCGCTTCGTCGGCGCCGACGCGTCGCCGAAGATCCTGCCGTTCCGCGGCGAGTACTGGGAGCTCGCCCCCGAACGCACCGACCTCGTCCGCGGCATGATCTACCCGGTGCCCGATCCGCGGTTCCCGTTCCTCGGCGTGCACTTCACCCGGGGCGTCTACGACAACGTCCACGTCGGACCCAACGCCGTCCCCGCCCTCGCACGCGAGGGCTACACCTGGCTGCAATGGTCGGCGAAGGACACCGTCGAGTCGCTGCGCTGGCCCGGCGCGTGGCCGCTCGCCACGCAGCACTGGCGCATGGGCGTCGACGAGATCTCGGGCTCGCTCATCAAGCCCCTGTACTTCCGGAAGGCGCGACGGTTCATCCCCGAGCTGAAGAGCTCCGACCTCACCCGCAAGTCGGCCGCAGGCGTCCGCGCGCAGGCCTGGGGTCGCGCGGGCGAGCTCCTCGACGACTTCGCCGTCGACCAGGTCGGGCCCGTCACCCTGCTCCGCAATGCCCCCTCGCCCGCAGCGACCTCGTCCATCGCGATCGCGGAGCACCTCATCGAGCACTACCTCGCGAAAGGGCTCGCATAG
- a CDS encoding class I SAM-dependent methyltransferase, translating to MVDTVRRAYSRRAAEYIDLLGSMEAVHPSDLQLVSAWADGLDGDVIDVGCGPGHWTNFLVERGVDARGVDAVPAFIAHARNSYPGVSFTLGSLESLDAATGSVSGVLAWYSLIHYTPESIRVPLIEMGRVLKPGGRLLIGYLASAAIEEYAHAVTPAWRWPVDALRAELDATGFDTVQTDTRQPPGERPQGSIIARRRDDR from the coding sequence ATGGTCGACACGGTCAGGCGCGCGTACTCACGGCGCGCGGCAGAGTACATCGACCTGCTGGGGTCGATGGAGGCTGTGCACCCGTCCGACCTTCAGCTCGTGTCGGCGTGGGCGGACGGTCTCGACGGTGACGTCATCGACGTGGGCTGTGGCCCGGGACACTGGACGAACTTCCTCGTCGAGCGCGGGGTGGATGCCCGCGGCGTCGATGCGGTTCCCGCGTTCATCGCGCACGCCAGGAACTCCTACCCCGGCGTGAGCTTCACCCTCGGAAGCCTCGAGTCGCTCGATGCGGCTACGGGTTCGGTGAGCGGAGTGCTGGCCTGGTACTCCCTCATCCACTACACCCCCGAGTCGATTCGTGTGCCTCTGATCGAGATGGGGCGCGTCCTCAAGCCGGGAGGCCGTCTGCTCATCGGGTACCTCGCGAGTGCCGCGATCGAGGAATATGCCCACGCGGTCACGCCGGCATGGCGATGGCCCGTCGACGCCCTCCGTGCCGAACTGGACGCGACAGGGTTCGACACTGTCCAGACGGACACTCGGCAGCCGCCGGGCGAGCGCCCCCAGGGGTCGATCATCGCGCGGCGCCGAGACGATCGCTGA
- a CDS encoding polysaccharide lyase family 8 super-sandwich domain-containing protein — MAVISRRGLFQLAAVTGFAAVVVDLTPSAAFGVDEYDTLRQRWIDKTLLGTGYNPAAEPFATLLSNIGSSAAASQSSMSPSASSLWPDLPLGSASTNITGSFGRLKTMAQACAFPGTGYTGNSVMLADVITGLDWMTSHFYTPTTTSYNNWWDWQIGSPKILLDICALLYLSLSGTQVNNYLAAIDHFVPDSMVGAYESFSTGANRVDFCQVLILRGIIGKNPAKVTLGRDALSPVFPRVRSGDGLYADGSFIQHENMSYMGGYGYVLFNGFANLFALLDGSSWPVTDPNRQLIFDAVPQAVAPFVFNGLIMDNVSGRGISRGIASVNNPLALQQDDHTRGHSLIGAIVLLAEAAPAADAARMRAMAKGWLQRDYYSPMLTDYSQYLHILALGKSVLDDGSITAIAEPFESRVFGGQDRATHRRPGWAFTVGMCSARTAMYETINGENLRGWHTGSGMTYWWGDTFGNGQYSDAFWPTVDPYRLPGTTVSRKPLADSAGGPHPEPPADATWVGGVTDGTYSALGQDTRGVTSTVRARKAWFCLADQVVCLGAGISSTDGYVVESTVENRNLGPTSAAALVVDGVAQPPTQGWSATLSGAGWASIAGVGGYIFPGSATVKAARQERTGDWNDINVRGATTALTRRYVTLWFDHGVDPTAGSYSYILMPGATSATTGSRAANPTVEILANTAGVQAITDSATGVTAANFYTAGTAGPITVSAPCSVLMRESGGVLTVSVADPTRAASTITVTINRSGYTTASRDSEVSVIGLNPIKLVVETGGSQGASHTARFGTGTAVTAGKLVPLAPTADAFVRDGTYASTNFGSDATLVVKNAPAGYHRRSFLKFDLSGLTAEPRRAVLWVSGNTADSGGTQATVKAHAVTSDSWTVTGLTWNNQPALGPVLASADMGGKTDWIPFDVTSHIQAQYAGDDVATVGLAQATTGLAVSLTSGNGTGNTPYLEVITD; from the coding sequence ATGGCAGTAATCAGCCGTCGCGGGCTGTTCCAGCTCGCAGCCGTCACAGGTTTCGCCGCCGTCGTCGTCGACTTGACCCCAAGTGCTGCATTCGGCGTCGACGAGTACGACACCCTGCGGCAACGGTGGATCGACAAGACGTTGCTCGGCACGGGCTACAACCCCGCCGCTGAGCCATTCGCGACCCTGTTGTCGAATATCGGGAGCAGTGCGGCGGCATCGCAGTCATCGATGTCGCCGTCGGCCTCATCGCTGTGGCCGGACCTGCCGCTCGGGTCCGCGAGTACCAATATCACCGGGAGCTTTGGGCGTCTGAAGACGATGGCGCAGGCGTGCGCGTTCCCTGGCACCGGATATACCGGCAACTCCGTGATGCTCGCAGATGTGATCACCGGCCTGGACTGGATGACGTCTCACTTCTACACGCCGACCACCACGTCGTACAACAACTGGTGGGACTGGCAGATCGGCTCGCCGAAGATCCTGCTCGACATCTGCGCGCTCCTTTACTTGTCCCTGAGCGGAACGCAGGTGAACAACTACCTCGCGGCGATCGACCACTTCGTGCCCGACTCGATGGTCGGCGCGTACGAGTCCTTCAGCACAGGCGCCAATCGGGTCGACTTCTGTCAAGTGCTGATCCTGCGCGGGATCATCGGCAAGAACCCGGCAAAGGTCACCCTCGGTCGCGATGCCCTCTCGCCAGTGTTCCCGCGCGTTCGCAGTGGCGACGGCTTGTATGCCGACGGTTCCTTCATCCAGCACGAGAACATGTCGTACATGGGCGGGTACGGGTACGTACTCTTCAACGGCTTCGCCAACCTCTTTGCCCTGCTCGACGGGTCGAGCTGGCCTGTCACCGACCCGAATCGCCAGCTGATCTTCGATGCGGTCCCGCAGGCGGTCGCCCCGTTCGTCTTCAATGGCCTGATCATGGACAACGTGTCGGGCCGCGGGATCAGTCGCGGAATCGCCAGCGTGAACAATCCGCTCGCCCTGCAGCAGGATGACCACACGCGCGGACATTCGCTCATCGGTGCGATCGTGCTGCTCGCGGAGGCTGCGCCCGCGGCGGACGCGGCCCGGATGAGGGCGATGGCCAAGGGGTGGCTGCAGCGCGACTACTACAGCCCGATGCTCACCGACTATTCCCAGTACCTGCACATCCTGGCGCTCGGCAAGTCGGTGCTCGACGACGGGTCCATCACGGCGATCGCCGAACCGTTCGAGAGCCGGGTCTTCGGCGGCCAGGATCGTGCGACGCATCGCCGTCCAGGATGGGCATTCACAGTCGGCATGTGCTCGGCTCGCACAGCCATGTACGAGACGATCAACGGCGAGAACCTGCGCGGCTGGCACACCGGATCGGGGATGACCTACTGGTGGGGGGACACGTTCGGCAACGGGCAGTACTCCGATGCGTTCTGGCCGACGGTGGACCCCTATCGTCTCCCAGGCACGACGGTCTCGCGAAAGCCACTCGCCGACAGTGCGGGCGGCCCGCACCCGGAGCCGCCCGCGGATGCTACCTGGGTGGGCGGGGTGACCGATGGCACATACTCCGCACTCGGCCAGGACACCCGCGGCGTCACCTCGACCGTCCGGGCAAGGAAAGCTTGGTTCTGCCTCGCTGATCAGGTGGTGTGTCTCGGCGCGGGGATCAGCTCCACGGATGGCTACGTCGTCGAGTCGACCGTCGAGAACCGCAACCTGGGACCCACATCAGCCGCTGCGCTCGTCGTCGACGGCGTCGCTCAGCCGCCGACGCAGGGCTGGTCGGCGACGCTTTCGGGAGCGGGCTGGGCATCGATCGCGGGCGTCGGTGGCTACATCTTCCCCGGCAGCGCAACGGTGAAGGCGGCGCGACAGGAGCGTACCGGTGACTGGAATGACATCAACGTCCGGGGTGCCACAACTGCCCTGACCCGCCGCTATGTCACCCTCTGGTTCGACCACGGGGTCGATCCGACGGCCGGCTCCTACAGCTACATCCTGATGCCCGGTGCGACCAGCGCCACGACCGGCAGCCGTGCCGCGAACCCGACCGTGGAGATCCTGGCGAACACCGCCGGCGTTCAGGCGATCACGGACTCGGCCACCGGTGTCACGGCGGCGAACTTCTACACGGCCGGCACCGCCGGGCCGATCACCGTGTCGGCGCCGTGCTCGGTGCTGATGCGCGAGAGCGGTGGAGTGTTGACGGTCAGTGTGGCCGATCCCACCCGGGCGGCGTCGACGATCACGGTGACGATCAACCGCAGCGGCTACACCACGGCGAGCCGTGACAGCGAGGTATCGGTCATCGGCCTCAACCCGATCAAGCTCGTGGTCGAAACAGGTGGTTCGCAGGGCGCCTCGCACACGGCGAGATTCGGAACCGGCACAGCGGTCACCGCCGGAAAGCTCGTCCCGCTCGCCCCCACGGCGGACGCGTTCGTCCGCGACGGCACGTACGCGTCGACGAACTTCGGCAGCGACGCAACGCTCGTGGTGAAGAACGCTCCCGCGGGATACCACCGTCGCTCATTCCTTAAATTCGACCTGAGCGGTCTGACCGCGGAACCCCGCCGGGCGGTGCTGTGGGTCTCGGGCAACACCGCGGACTCCGGCGGCACCCAGGCGACTGTGAAGGCTCACGCCGTCACGTCCGACTCCTGGACCGTGACCGGACTGACCTGGAACAACCAGCCGGCCCTGGGCCCAGTGCTGGCATCCGCCGACATGGGAGGCAAGACGGACTGGATCCCGTTCGACGTCACATCCCACATCCAGGCCCAGTACGCCGGCGACGACGTCGCAACAGTCGGGCTGGCGCAGGCCACTACCGGGCTCGCCGTCTCCCTCACCAGCGGCAATGGGACCGGGAATACGCCCTACCTCGAGGTGATCACCGACTGA
- a CDS encoding ThuA domain-containing protein, whose product MRNIEQDGEDPWNTADGSGRSRRRMRALIAFGTGRYSDPWHPLEATANALGGIVAAAGFDVRFTSDLDRALAALGDVDLLVVNATDPWRNGQTGRGAPEASTSGFADAVARGVGILAMHNSIASLRDYPLWRTLIGGDWVPGRSGHPPHGSLTVNVGPWADRPASRFIVEDEGYVYLEVDHDVDVVALHESDGLRHPLMWRHEAASTRVFYDALGHDLRSYASAEHVALIQRAALWCVRDS is encoded by the coding sequence ATGCGCAACATCGAACAGGATGGCGAAGACCCGTGGAACACAGCCGACGGCAGCGGACGATCGAGGAGGAGAATGCGCGCCCTGATCGCCTTCGGCACCGGGAGGTACAGCGACCCGTGGCATCCGTTGGAGGCGACTGCCAATGCACTCGGCGGTATCGTCGCGGCCGCTGGCTTCGACGTGCGGTTCACGTCTGATCTCGACCGTGCGCTCGCAGCTCTCGGCGATGTCGACCTCCTTGTGGTGAATGCGACCGATCCCTGGCGCAATGGGCAGACCGGTCGCGGCGCGCCGGAGGCCTCGACATCGGGGTTCGCAGATGCGGTCGCGCGTGGTGTGGGCATCCTGGCGATGCACAACTCGATCGCAAGCCTCAGGGATTATCCGCTCTGGCGCACGCTCATCGGCGGGGACTGGGTGCCCGGTCGCAGCGGCCATCCTCCTCACGGATCGTTGACGGTGAACGTCGGACCATGGGCAGATCGGCCGGCATCGCGGTTCATCGTCGAGGACGAGGGGTACGTGTATCTCGAGGTCGACCATGACGTCGACGTTGTTGCGCTCCACGAGTCGGATGGGCTCCGGCATCCCCTCATGTGGCGACACGAAGCAGCCAGCACCCGCGTGTTCTACGATGCGCTCGGGCACGACCTCAGGTCCTACGCGAGCGCGGAGCATGTAGCGCTGATCCAACGCGCCGCGCTCTGGTGCGTGCGCGATTCCTGA
- a CDS encoding LacI family DNA-binding transcriptional regulator, with protein sequence MIQSERQSHILREIDLRGSVSITEFAERIGASGMTVRRDLAHLEEQGLVERVHGGAVKPRSQSSAGRRLQPLATIGMIVPSARYYFPDVIRGAKVASQEAGARLVLGISEYSSDLEREQIARLTAKGIDGLLVTPSTSYDLDPSTFELLDELTAPAIVVERAIDATRTRVSLNAVRSDHAHGAELAVNHLLSRGRRRIALAWRQSPTAPLVREGYRRALEAGTGVEPIELELTVADAPAERLRERLIELLDICIAQEVDAVVVLPDEAAISLIEVAEDRGLMVPTDLAIVAYDDEVACLASVPLTAVAPPKYDVGYLAAKTCLDRILAENRGLPPSALARVGLLPTLIERESSQPAS encoded by the coding sequence ATGATCCAGTCTGAACGGCAATCGCACATCCTCCGTGAGATCGATCTACGCGGGTCTGTGAGCATCACCGAGTTCGCGGAACGCATCGGAGCGTCGGGCATGACGGTCAGACGGGATCTCGCCCATCTCGAGGAGCAAGGGCTCGTCGAACGCGTCCACGGCGGTGCCGTCAAGCCCCGCAGCCAATCGTCCGCCGGGCGGCGCCTTCAGCCGCTCGCGACGATCGGGATGATCGTGCCGTCCGCGCGGTACTACTTCCCCGACGTGATCCGCGGAGCGAAGGTTGCAAGTCAGGAAGCGGGAGCGCGCCTCGTGCTCGGCATCTCCGAGTATTCCTCCGACCTCGAGCGCGAGCAGATCGCACGCCTGACGGCCAAAGGGATCGACGGACTGCTGGTGACACCGAGCACGTCCTATGACCTGGATCCATCGACGTTCGAGCTGCTCGACGAACTGACCGCACCGGCGATCGTCGTCGAACGAGCGATCGACGCGACCCGCACGCGGGTGAGCCTCAATGCCGTTCGCAGCGACCACGCCCATGGCGCCGAGCTCGCGGTCAACCACCTGCTCTCGCGCGGGCGCCGCCGCATAGCGCTGGCCTGGCGTCAGAGCCCAACCGCCCCGCTCGTGCGCGAGGGCTATCGCCGCGCACTCGAAGCGGGTACCGGCGTCGAGCCGATCGAACTCGAGCTGACTGTCGCGGATGCCCCGGCCGAACGCCTGCGGGAACGTCTCATCGAGTTGCTCGACATCTGCATCGCACAAGAGGTGGACGCGGTCGTCGTCCTTCCCGACGAGGCGGCGATCTCATTGATCGAGGTCGCGGAGGACCGGGGGCTGATGGTGCCCACCGACCTTGCGATCGTCGCATACGACGACGAGGTGGCTTGCCTCGCGTCCGTCCCACTCACCGCGGTCGCACCGCCGAAGTACGACGTCGGATATCTCGCCGCGAAGACCTGCCTGGACCGCATCCTCGCCGAGAACCGGGGCCTGCCGCCCAGCGCCCTCGCCAGAGTGGGCCTGCTCCCAACACTGATCGAGCGCGAATCAAGTCAACCCGCGAGCTGA
- a CDS encoding ABC transporter substrate-binding protein — MRKPIRSALGIAAVTVAVASLAACSSTAPGAPGVTEEPSGKVIFWSPLANMDLVAEAFNDSQDDIEVVFEAIPSGADGYAKLSTAIGAGNAPDVATIEYFALPEFVSSDRLASLDDYVADETLDKFSDISKSLVQFGGDTWALPYDAPPMMIWYRQDLLEAAGVDIPTTWDEFEEAGKAVLEKTGSYLASFNANESSWFAGLAWQNGGQWFSAGEDSWTVGIDDPATQEVADLWQRMLDEGIVKAVPSFTDEWTADMVEGNAAGVIGASWSANSIYNRVKDAGQEGLWIAAELPSWGNDIAPLYGGSTFAVPKTSENPAAAAKFIEFLTTDPAAIEARGDIGYAYLAASELTAVSKASAVNSSWFGNDIWSVFDEAAAGEANDWQWGPNFGITSSAMQETMTAVGPGGDLSVDLDEIQAKTVDGLKDTGLSVE, encoded by the coding sequence ATGCGCAAACCAATCAGATCAGCTCTGGGCATCGCAGCGGTCACCGTCGCCGTCGCCTCCCTCGCAGCGTGCAGCAGCACCGCGCCGGGCGCGCCGGGCGTAACCGAGGAACCCAGCGGCAAGGTCATCTTCTGGTCGCCGTTGGCGAACATGGATCTCGTCGCCGAGGCGTTCAACGACAGCCAGGACGATATCGAGGTCGTGTTCGAAGCGATCCCGTCCGGCGCTGACGGCTACGCGAAGCTGTCCACGGCGATCGGCGCCGGCAATGCGCCCGACGTCGCCACGATCGAGTACTTCGCACTTCCCGAGTTCGTCTCGTCCGACCGGCTGGCCTCGCTCGACGACTACGTCGCCGACGAGACTCTCGACAAGTTCAGTGACATCAGCAAGAGCCTCGTCCAGTTCGGCGGAGATACGTGGGCGCTCCCATACGATGCACCGCCGATGATGATCTGGTACCGGCAGGATCTGCTGGAAGCCGCTGGTGTCGACATTCCGACGACCTGGGACGAGTTCGAGGAAGCCGGCAAGGCGGTGCTCGAAAAGACCGGGAGCTACCTTGCGTCGTTCAACGCGAACGAGTCGAGCTGGTTCGCAGGCCTCGCATGGCAGAACGGCGGCCAGTGGTTCAGCGCTGGCGAAGACAGCTGGACGGTCGGCATCGATGACCCTGCCACGCAGGAAGTGGCCGACCTCTGGCAGAGAATGCTGGACGAGGGCATCGTCAAGGCTGTGCCGTCGTTCACCGACGAGTGGACCGCGGACATGGTCGAAGGAAACGCCGCCGGCGTCATCGGCGCCAGCTGGAGCGCCAACTCGATCTACAACCGCGTGAAGGACGCGGGCCAGGAAGGCCTCTGGATCGCCGCGGAGCTGCCTAGCTGGGGCAACGACATCGCTCCGCTTTACGGAGGTTCGACCTTCGCCGTCCCGAAGACGAGCGAGAACCCGGCCGCTGCCGCGAAGTTCATCGAGTTCCTCACCACCGACCCCGCCGCCATCGAGGCCCGCGGAGACATCGGCTACGCGTACCTCGCAGCCAGCGAGCTCACCGCCGTGTCGAAGGCGTCGGCCGTCAATTCCAGCTGGTTCGGCAACGACATCTGGAGCGTTTTCGACGAGGCCGCCGCCGGCGAGGCCAACGACTGGCAGTGGGGTCCGAACTTCGGGATCACGTCCTCAGCGATGCAGGAGACGATGACCGCCGTCGGCCCCGGCGGCGACCTCTCCGTCGACCTGGATGAAATTCAGGCGAAGACAGTCGATGGGCTGAAGGACACCGGCCTCTCGGTCGAGTAG
- a CDS encoding carbohydrate ABC transporter permease codes for MKPLHRGKPRSRQGGTGGRTAAIFLVPFFALFLFTMIAPLIYSVILSLFATKKSGLGFGASPETIFVGLENFVEVLSSQSFLAGFGRLAIYIVLYIPAMIGGALILALLLDSTAALLKRTFQLLLFLPHAVPGVIAALIWTYLYTPGVSPIVRALESGGISIDFFSAELVLPAIVNIAVWEWTGFNVIIIYTALQAVPREVLEAARVDGAGGVRTAIAIKLPLVAPALGVILLFTSIGSLQLFTQPAILSTASSAITPTYVPNMWAYDAAFNRLDLNQAAAASIIIAALAGVVSFFITRLNSKGATA; via the coding sequence ATGAAGCCTCTGCACCGAGGGAAGCCCCGCTCACGCCAAGGCGGCACCGGCGGACGGACAGCGGCGATCTTCCTCGTCCCGTTCTTCGCCCTGTTCCTGTTCACCATGATCGCTCCGCTGATCTACTCGGTCATCCTGAGCCTGTTCGCAACCAAGAAGTCCGGACTCGGGTTCGGCGCGAGCCCTGAGACGATCTTCGTGGGCCTCGAGAATTTCGTGGAAGTGCTGTCGTCGCAGAGCTTCCTCGCCGGCTTCGGCCGGCTCGCGATCTATATCGTCCTATACATCCCCGCGATGATCGGCGGTGCGCTGATACTCGCGCTGCTCCTCGACTCCACAGCCGCTCTGCTCAAGCGGACATTCCAGCTACTGCTGTTCCTGCCGCACGCAGTGCCGGGAGTGATCGCCGCACTGATCTGGACCTATCTCTACACGCCGGGCGTAAGCCCGATCGTGCGCGCGCTCGAGTCGGGCGGAATCAGCATCGACTTCTTTTCCGCGGAGCTGGTCTTGCCTGCGATCGTGAACATCGCGGTGTGGGAGTGGACCGGCTTCAACGTCATCATCATCTACACAGCGCTGCAGGCGGTTCCCCGCGAGGTCCTCGAGGCGGCTCGCGTCGACGGCGCCGGAGGGGTGCGGACGGCGATCGCGATCAAGCTTCCGCTCGTCGCGCCGGCCCTCGGCGTCATCCTCCTCTTCACGAGCATCGGATCGCTGCAGTTGTTCACCCAACCCGCGATCCTGTCGACAGCCTCGAGCGCCATCACCCCGACGTACGTGCCCAACATGTGGGCCTATGACGCCGCGTTCAACCGGCTCGATCTCAATCAGGCGGCCGCCGCATCGATCATCATCGCCGCGCTAGCCGGAGTGGTGTCGTTCTTCATCACGCGGCTCAACTCGAAGGGAGCCACGGCATGA
- a CDS encoding carbohydrate ABC transporter permease yields the protein MTTRRASKVTAPQRPPVSLKYGSARTGASVGSRAVVNAFLVIGTIYMVFPVTWLFFASTKNVEQLYSTNIFDMAEFNLFANIADVAAQNDGIFFRWMANSVLYASVGAIVGGMIAVAAGYAFDKFRFRGRNMLFAFVLVGVLIPNTAIVLPLYMLFAPLGLTNTMWAILLPALCNPFSVYLARIYSQGYIPDETLEAARVDGAGPIRSFFSVGLPMIMPGFITIALFQFVAVWNNYMLPLVMLTSERIFPVSLGMSLWQSYTRSNTEFAPLVITGSLLSIIPLIIAFVLLQRYWRAGMTEGAVK from the coding sequence ATGACAACCCGTCGCGCCTCCAAGGTGACCGCGCCGCAGCGGCCCCCGGTCAGCCTGAAGTACGGATCTGCGCGGACCGGCGCGTCCGTCGGCAGCCGCGCCGTCGTGAACGCCTTCCTCGTGATCGGCACCATCTACATGGTCTTCCCGGTCACGTGGCTGTTTTTCGCCTCGACCAAGAACGTCGAGCAGCTCTACAGCACGAATATCTTCGACATGGCAGAGTTCAACCTCTTCGCCAACATCGCCGACGTCGCGGCGCAGAACGACGGAATCTTCTTCCGATGGATGGCCAACAGTGTCCTCTACGCCTCAGTCGGCGCGATCGTGGGCGGGATGATCGCGGTGGCCGCGGGCTACGCGTTCGACAAGTTCCGGTTCCGGGGCCGGAACATGCTCTTCGCATTCGTCCTCGTCGGCGTCCTCATTCCCAACACGGCGATCGTGCTGCCCCTGTACATGCTGTTCGCTCCTCTCGGACTCACCAACACGATGTGGGCGATCCTGCTCCCGGCGCTCTGCAACCCGTTCAGCGTCTACCTCGCCCGGATCTACAGCCAGGGCTACATTCCGGATGAGACGCTCGAAGCAGCCCGAGTCGACGGTGCAGGACCCATCCGATCCTTCTTCTCCGTCGGGCTGCCGATGATCATGCCGGGCTTCATCACGATCGCTCTGTTCCAGTTCGTCGCCGTCTGGAACAACTACATGCTCCCGCTCGTGATGCTCACCTCCGAACGGATCTTCCCGGTTTCGTTGGGGATGTCTCTGTGGCAGAGCTACACCCGGTCGAACACGGAGTTCGCCCCGCTCGTCATCACCGGCTCACTCCTCTCGATCATCCCGCTCATCATCGCGTTCGTCCTGCTCCAGCGGTACTGGCGTGCCGGCATGACCGAAGGCGCTGTGAAGTGA
- a CDS encoding hydroxyacid dehydrogenase: MTPPVRAALAMAPGVAAKIFPASERARLAPEVELLVSPPLEAFDSAQARAVLADVEVLITSWGCAEIDEEVLDAAPALRAIVHAGGSVKQHLTDAVWRRGIVVSSATTANAVPVAEYTLAMILLANKRVLDSSRLLTRTHRFDLDADLEADTGNYGKRVGLVGASTIGRRVIELLRPFDLEIEVADPFLTAAEAVALGVKRSELDELIASSDVISLHAPALSQTHHLIDRRRIGLIKPGATLINTARGSLVDQRALTDRLATGDIYAILDVTDPWIPAPGDRLYDLPNVFLTPHIAGSLGTELQRLAATAIAEAKRIGACLPPRHPIVIDDLTRIA, encoded by the coding sequence GTGACGCCGCCCGTCCGCGCGGCCCTGGCCATGGCGCCCGGCGTCGCCGCGAAGATCTTCCCCGCCTCGGAACGAGCGCGACTCGCACCGGAGGTCGAGCTCCTCGTGAGCCCTCCTCTCGAGGCATTCGACTCCGCACAGGCGCGCGCTGTCCTCGCCGACGTCGAAGTGCTCATCACGAGCTGGGGCTGCGCCGAGATCGACGAGGAGGTGCTCGACGCCGCTCCCGCCCTGCGTGCAATCGTGCACGCCGGAGGCTCGGTAAAGCAGCACCTCACCGACGCGGTCTGGCGCCGCGGCATCGTCGTCAGCTCGGCCACCACCGCGAACGCCGTCCCCGTCGCCGAGTACACGCTCGCGATGATCCTGCTCGCGAACAAGCGCGTGCTCGACAGCTCGCGGCTGCTCACCCGCACTCATCGATTCGACCTCGACGCCGATCTCGAGGCTGACACGGGCAACTACGGCAAGCGAGTGGGACTCGTCGGAGCGTCGACCATCGGACGGCGGGTCATCGAGCTGCTCCGGCCGTTCGATCTCGAGATCGAGGTCGCGGATCCGTTCCTGACCGCCGCCGAGGCCGTCGCCCTCGGGGTGAAGCGCTCCGAGCTCGATGAACTGATCGCGAGCAGCGATGTGATCTCCCTTCACGCGCCTGCGCTCTCGCAGACGCATCACCTCATCGATCGGCGCAGAATCGGGCTGATCAAGCCGGGCGCCACGCTGATCAATACCGCGCGCGGGAGCCTCGTCGATCAGCGCGCGTTGACCGACCGCCTCGCGACGGGCGACATCTATGCGATCCTCGACGTCACCGACCCCTGGATCCCCGCCCCCGGTGACCGCCTCTACGACCTGCCGAACGTGTTCCTCACGCCGCACATCGCGGGATCGCTCGGCACCGAGCTCCAGCGCCTTGCGGCCACGGCGATCGCGGAGGCCAAACGCATCGGCGCGTGCCTGCCCCCGCGGCATCCCATCGTCATCGACGACCTGACGAGAATCGCGTGA